One window of the Bos indicus isolate NIAB-ARS_2022 breed Sahiwal x Tharparkar chromosome 15, NIAB-ARS_B.indTharparkar_mat_pri_1.0, whole genome shotgun sequence genome contains the following:
- the LOC109568982 gene encoding olfactory receptor 51A4-like, translating into MSIFNTSETDIATFFLIGIPGLESANIWVSIPICLMYIVAIVGNCTILFFIKMEPSLHEPMYYFLSMLAVSDLGLSFSSLPTMLRIFLFNAPGISPNACIAQEFFIHGFSAMESSVLLIMSFDRFIAICNPLRYTSILTSTRVIKTGLVFSLKNVLLILPFPFTLKHLRYCKKNLLSHSYCLHQDVMKLACSDNKINVIYGLFVALTGILDITCIFMSYMLILKAVWGIASQNERLKVLNTCVSHIIAVLIFYVPIISLSVIYWFAKYSSPMVKILMADVFLLVPPLMNPVIYCVKNQQIRNLILMKLCQKYS; encoded by the coding sequence ATGTCCATCTTCAACACCTCTGAAACTGATATCGCTACCTTCTTCCTCATTGGAATCCCAGGGCTGGAGTCTGCCAACATTTGGGTCTCCATTCCCATCTGTCTCATGTACATTGTTGCCATTGTGGGGAACTGCACCATcctctttttcataaaaatggagCCTTCTCTGCATGAACCCATGTATTATTTTCTATCCATGTTGGCTGTCTCTGACCTGGGActgtccttctcctctctccctacCATGCTAAGAATATTCTTGTTCAATGCTCCAGGAATTTCCCCCAATGCCTGTATTGCCCAAGAGTTTTTCATTCATGGATTTTCAGCTATGGAATCATCAGTACTTCTCATCATGTCTTTTGATCGCTTTATTGCCATCTGCAATCCTCTGAGATACACTTCTATCCTAACCAGTACCAGAGTCATAAAAACAGGCCTTGTCTTTTCTCTCAAAAATGTTTTGTTgatccttcctttcccttttactCTGAAACATCTAAGATACTGTAAGAAGAACCTCCTTTCCCATTCTTACTGCCTCCATCAGGATGTCATGAAGCTGGCTTGCTCTGACAACAAGATTAATGTCATTTATGGCTTGTTTGTGGCTCTCACAGGCATCCTAGACATAACATGTATTTTCATGTCCTACATGCTGATACTTAAAGCAGTGTGGGGCATAGCATCACAGAATGAAAGGCTCAAAGTCCTCAATACATGTGTTTCCCACATCATTGCTGTGCTCATCTTCTATGTTCCCATTATCTCCCTATCTGTCATCTACTGGTTTGCCAAATACAGTTCCCCAATGGTTAAAATCCTCATGGCTGATGTATTCCTGCTGGTACCTCCATTGATGAACCCCGTTATATACTGTGTGAAGAACCAGCagataagaaatttgattttaatGAAACTGTGTCAAAAATACAGCTGA